Proteins from one Desulfatiglans sp. genomic window:
- a CDS encoding YggS family pyridoxal phosphate-dependent enzyme, whose translation MVREEVKKIIAGMPPGVTLVGAAKTRTPYEIMEAIDAGLTIVGENYVQEAEQAFNIIGNRVNWHMIGHLQKNKVKKAVTIFDMIETIDSMKLCALVDRACKEIGKIMPILIEVNSGEEDQKTGVMPEGAIPLIKEIATLSNIRVMGLMTMGPFTVEPELLRPCYKKTREIFEHIKNEDIKGVEMRYLSMGMSDSYKIAIEEGANLIRIGTRLFGTRDYE comes from the coding sequence ATGGTCAGGGAAGAGGTAAAAAAGATTATTGCAGGGATGCCTCCGGGTGTAACGCTTGTGGGCGCTGCCAAGACAAGAACACCTTACGAGATCATGGAGGCCATTGATGCAGGACTCACCATTGTGGGCGAAAACTATGTTCAGGAGGCAGAGCAGGCTTTTAACATTATAGGCAATAGAGTGAATTGGCACATGATCGGTCACCTCCAGAAGAACAAGGTGAAAAAAGCGGTAACAATTTTTGACATGATAGAGACCATAGACTCCATGAAGCTCTGTGCCCTTGTAGACAGGGCATGTAAAGAGATAGGCAAGATCATGCCGATACTCATAGAGGTAAACAGCGGAGAGGAGGATCAGAAGACAGGCGTAATGCCCGAGGGTGCAATACCTCTGATAAAGGAGATCGCGACCCTCTCAAATATCCGTGTTATGGGGCTGATGACAATGGGGCCGTTCACTGTAGAACCCGAATTACTGAGGCCCTGCTATAAAAAGACAAGAGAGATATTTGAACACATAAAAAATGAAGATATAAAAGGGGTTGAAATGAGATATCTCTCCATGGGCATGTCAGACTCTTATAAAATAGCAATAGAGGAGGGGGCTAACCTTATAAGGATAGGCACCAGGCTTTTCGGGACGCGGGACTACGAATGA
- a CDS encoding histone deacetylase, giving the protein MRKTGIVRDNRYLEHNMGEGHPECPERLEAIYRMLDSEMKDMFTNVPVREATRDELLNVHTPEYIDKIAATDGLSTVYLDPDTQTSKGSYRAALLAAGGLCEAVRMVDDGETDNAFAFVRPPGHHAERSAAMGFCLFNNIAVAAMYARKALKLNRVLIVDWDVHHGNGTQHSFERDDTILYFSTHQYPYYPGTGSYGEIGTGKGVGYTVNVPLSAGFGDGDFVSIYNRVLKPIALDFRPELILVSAGFDIHVHDPLSNMSVTPQGFAGLTRGLMDIADTCCNGKIVITLEGGYDIRGQRNSVKSVLEELADISKADTEALLKRANAATVDSAIKPVIEVHRDFWKGLQ; this is encoded by the coding sequence ATGAGAAAGACCGGGATAGTTCGTGATAACAGGTATCTGGAACATAACATGGGAGAGGGCCATCCTGAGTGCCCGGAACGCCTTGAGGCGATATACCGGATGCTTGACAGCGAGATGAAGGATATGTTTACCAATGTGCCGGTAAGGGAGGCAACGAGGGATGAGCTCCTGAATGTGCATACGCCCGAATACATTGACAAGATAGCAGCAACCGATGGGCTCTCCACAGTATATCTTGATCCGGACACCCAGACTTCAAAAGGTTCATACAGGGCGGCCCTGCTCGCAGCCGGGGGGCTTTGCGAGGCGGTAAGGATGGTGGACGACGGTGAAACAGACAATGCATTTGCATTTGTCAGGCCGCCAGGGCACCATGCAGAGCGTTCTGCTGCAATGGGATTCTGTCTATTTAATAATATAGCTGTTGCTGCCATGTATGCGAGAAAGGCCCTTAAACTCAACCGGGTGCTTATTGTGGACTGGGATGTGCATCACGGCAACGGCACACAACATTCCTTTGAAAGAGATGACACGATCCTTTATTTTTCTACCCATCAGTATCCATACTATCCGGGCACCGGTTCCTATGGTGAAATAGGCACAGGGAAAGGGGTTGGTTACACGGTGAATGTGCCGCTATCCGCAGGGTTTGGCGACGGTGACTTTGTATCCATCTACAACAGGGTGCTTAAGCCCATAGCCCTGGATTTCAGGCCTGAGCTGATCCTTGTCTCTGCCGGGTTCGATATCCATGTGCATGACCCACTAAGTAATATGAGTGTTACGCCACAGGGGTTTGCCGGCCTTACAAGGGGTCTGATGGATATTGCAGATACCTGCTGTAATGGAAAGATCGTTATTACCCTTGAGGGCGGATATGATATCAGGGGACAGAGGAATTCTGTAAAGTCAGTGCTTGAGGAGCTTGCTGACATCAGTAAGGCCGATACTGAGGCCCTGTTAAAGAGGGCTAATGCTGCAACAGTTGATTCTGCCATTAAGCCTGTCATTGAAGTCCACAGGGATTTCTGGAAGGGGTTACAGTAA
- a CDS encoding tRNA 2-thiocytidine(32) synthetase TtcA, giving the protein MSGYAHNEIKRLMGKAIHKYNMTEEGDHILVSVSGGKDSMSLLWLIQERLARLPIKYSITAVHIDPGFGGDNASNIQAHFERHGFNYRVITGDFGPRAHSPENLENPCFFCARNRRKHLFELAAELECNKIALGHHKDDIIETLFINMFYGGSLSTMLPMQELFSGKIKIIRPLFMVDEKVIKRYAKDIELPVLENCCPTSGRSKREEIKNMLNTIYKTNRKIKGNIFHALQNVKKEYLL; this is encoded by the coding sequence ATGAGCGGGTATGCCCATAATGAGATTAAGAGGCTCATGGGTAAAGCCATCCATAAATACAATATGACCGAAGAGGGTGATCATATCCTTGTTTCCGTGTCAGGTGGAAAGGACAGCATGTCCCTTCTGTGGCTGATACAGGAAAGGCTTGCAAGGCTCCCAATAAAATATTCCATAACAGCGGTTCATATTGACCCTGGCTTTGGCGGGGATAATGCCAGTAACATACAGGCACATTTTGAGAGACATGGCTTTAACTACAGGGTAATCACAGGGGATTTCGGACCAAGGGCGCACAGCCCTGAGAACCTGGAAAACCCATGCTTTTTCTGCGCAAGGAATAGGCGAAAACACCTGTTTGAGCTCGCTGCAGAACTCGAATGCAACAAGATCGCACTCGGGCACCACAAGGATGACATTATAGAGACCCTCTTTATAAACATGTTCTATGGTGGATCTCTCTCCACCATGCTTCCAATGCAGGAATTATTTAGTGGAAAGATAAAGATTATTAGGCCCCTTTTCATGGTTGATGAGAAGGTAATAAAAAGATATGCAAAGGATATTGAGCTGCCTGTTCTTGAAAACTGCTGCCCCACATCAGGCAGATCAAAACGTGAAGAGATAAAGAATATGCTCAACACCATTTACAAGACCAATAGAAAGATTAAGGGCAACATATTTCATGCCCTTCAGAATGTTAAGAAGGAATACCTGCTTTAA
- a CDS encoding acetyl-CoA carboxylase carboxyl transferase subunit alpha/beta, translating into MAKMDLVDIFKKRTRHPMRPRSSEFIERLFPGFKKVDTGNGSLVAGTCSFMDKDLYVIGQQKPKIIDLKSQADLNRLNYGMLTSGDHSIILNILKKVRDSDLEKTYIFCMVDTYGADISMESARHFQAFFIAHLIREFITIPVRTISLVIGEGGSGGALAIQYTDIRGQMDDALYATAPPESTASILFRDAERINDALTILKPAAKELKKLGVIDRIVPSAQDVTNGQEMAGYVNEFLTKAIKDLSRQKIKKLLKKRGERAREFGLLKGSGTLHDIKRYIETPIKHFFRKVPPNIKIVNYFSNVEVGDDYGRTQDINKDQEFIECGGVPGKENRTEGCGELIALNDFQKNFYVCPKCGYSYTLGAEDWIRCLSDEGTFHELYRNLTVEDLLESDSLTEYYRDFLKRQEGKSRFKESLVTGNTRINHFQAVMAISEFYYCGGSMGVVFGEKFRRAVDYAIQENLPFISVCCSGGARLYEGISALMQMVKTIEAVERLKKAALPYISILADPATGGAIASYAALGDITIAEPGALVIFTGPRVMESRGFPVDENLVRSQALHRISGDIYHNLKFYHEIRGIQEICERKKMKLALTRYLELYKRTNKQKCKKCI; encoded by the coding sequence ATGGCAAAGATGGATCTTGTAGATATTTTTAAAAAGCGTACCAGGCATCCGATGCGTCCGAGGAGTTCGGAGTTTATTGAGAGGCTATTTCCAGGCTTTAAAAAGGTAGATACTGGCAATGGCTCTCTTGTTGCCGGCACCTGCTCCTTTATGGATAAGGATCTCTATGTAATAGGGCAGCAGAAACCAAAGATTATTGACCTCAAGAGTCAGGCTGACCTTAACAGGCTCAATTACGGTATGCTCACATCAGGGGATCACTCCATAATCTTGAATATACTTAAAAAGGTAAGGGACTCAGATCTTGAAAAGACATATATCTTCTGCATGGTAGACACCTATGGTGCAGATATTTCCATGGAATCGGCAAGGCATTTTCAGGCCTTTTTTATAGCGCATCTTATCAGGGAATTCATCACCATACCAGTAAGAACCATATCCCTTGTGATTGGTGAAGGGGGGAGCGGCGGCGCCCTTGCAATACAGTATACAGATATAAGGGGCCAGATGGATGATGCCCTTTATGCTACTGCCCCGCCTGAAAGCACGGCCTCCATACTTTTCAGGGATGCTGAAAGGATAAATGATGCGCTTACAATCCTCAAACCCGCTGCAAAGGAGCTAAAAAAGCTTGGAGTAATTGACCGTATTGTCCCTTCGGCACAGGATGTCACAAACGGGCAGGAGATGGCAGGCTATGTAAATGAGTTTCTTACAAAGGCCATTAAAGACCTTTCAAGACAGAAGATAAAAAAGCTCCTGAAAAAAAGGGGAGAGAGGGCAAGGGAATTCGGGCTTCTAAAGGGGAGCGGAACACTGCATGATATAAAGAGGTACATAGAGACCCCCATTAAGCATTTTTTCAGAAAGGTGCCTCCCAATATCAAGATCGTCAACTATTTCAGCAATGTGGAGGTGGGCGATGATTACGGCAGGACTCAGGATATAAACAAAGATCAGGAATTCATAGAGTGCGGAGGGGTCCCTGGCAAGGAAAACCGTACAGAAGGGTGCGGAGAGCTTATTGCCCTCAATGATTTCCAGAAGAATTTCTATGTATGCCCTAAATGCGGATACTCCTATACCCTGGGCGCAGAGGACTGGATAAGGTGCCTTAGTGATGAGGGTACCTTTCATGAGCTCTACCGGAATCTTACAGTGGAGGATCTTCTTGAGAGCGATTCGCTCACAGAGTATTACAGGGATTTTTTAAAGAGGCAGGAGGGGAAGTCAAGATTCAAGGAGTCGCTTGTTACAGGTAACACAAGGATAAACCACTTCCAGGCTGTCATGGCAATAAGTGAATTCTATTACTGCGGCGGTTCAATGGGTGTTGTTTTTGGAGAGAAATTCAGGAGGGCGGTGGATTATGCCATACAGGAGAACCTGCCCTTTATCAGTGTATGCTGTTCAGGAGGGGCAAGACTTTATGAGGGGATATCAGCCCTTATGCAGATGGTAAAAACCATAGAGGCAGTGGAGAGGCTCAAGAAGGCAGCTCTTCCATATATCTCCATACTTGCAGACCCTGCTACTGGGGGGGCAATAGCGAGCTATGCAGCGCTGGGTGATATAACAATCGCTGAACCAGGGGCGCTGGTAATATTTACCGGCCCAAGGGTAATGGAATCAAGGGGTTTTCCTGTGGATGAAAACCTTGTAAGGTCGCAGGCCCTGCACAGGATATCCGGTGATATCTACCATAATCTTAAATTTTATCATGAGATCAGGGGTATTCAGGAGATATGCGAAAGGAAAAAGATGAAGCTGGCCCTTACCAGGTATCTTGAACTCTATAAAAGGACAAACAAACAGAAGTGTAAAAAGTGTATTTAG
- a CDS encoding zinc ribbon domain-containing protein has product MFFFIGGIQPKITFVDNPPVLCPSCGLLRARYKRVDQYISLFFIPIIPIKRGDTFLFCERCGLQAHGEKTGDIYGYNQPLCKNCGRTIKKDFIYCPFCGKSL; this is encoded by the coding sequence ATGTTTTTTTTTATAGGTGGCATTCAGCCCAAAATAACCTTTGTTGATAACCCTCCTGTTCTCTGTCCCTCATGCGGTCTTTTAAGGGCCAGGTATAAAAGGGTTGACCAGTATATATCCCTGTTTTTTATACCTATTATTCCGATAAAAAGAGGGGATACTTTCCTTTTCTGTGAAAGATGCGGGTTGCAGGCCCACGGGGAGAAAACAGGGGATATTTATGGGTATAACCAGCCTCTCTGTAAAAACTGTGGCAGGACCATTAAAAAGGATTTTATCTATTGTCCTTTTTGCGGGAAATCATTATAA